The following are encoded together in the Argopecten irradians isolate NY chromosome 5, Ai_NY, whole genome shotgun sequence genome:
- the LOC138324291 gene encoding probable maltase-glucoamylase 2 — translation MSQVTPNTTTHWKSLEITVTSYSIHHNTLEITVTSYSIHHNTLEITVTSYSKHHNTVEITVTRNVIHHNTVEITVKRNVIHHNTLETTVTSYSIHHNTVEITVTRNVIHHNTLETTVTCYSIHHNTVEITVTSYSIHHNTLEITVTRNVIHHNTLETTVTCYSIHHNTVEITVTSYSIHHNTVEITVTRNVIHHNTVEITVTSYSIHHNTLEITVTSYSIHHNTLEITVALEITVTSYSIHHYTLEITVTSYSIHHNTLEITVTSYSIHHNTVEITVTRNVIHHNTVEITVTSYSIHHNTLEITVTSYSIHHNTLEITVARNVIHHNTVEITVTSYSIHHNTLEITVTCYSIHHNTLEITVTRIVIHHNTLEITVTCYSIHHNTVEITVTSYSIHHYTLEITVTSYSIHHNTVEITVTCYSIHHNTLEITVTCYSIHHNTLEITVTRIVIHHNTLEITVTCYSIHHNTVEITVTSYSIHHYTLEITVTSYSIHHNTVEITVTITISRPLFLPTLWALS, via the exons ATGTCACAAGTTACTCcaaacaccacaacacattggaAATCATTGGAAATCACTGTCACAAGTTACTccatacaccacaacacattggaAATCACTGTCACAAGTTACTccatacaccacaacacattggaAATCACTGTCACAAGTTACTCCAAACACCACAACACAGTGGAAATCACTGTCACACGTAACGTCATACACCACAACACAGTGGAAATCACTGTCAAACGGAACGtcatacaccacaacacattggaAACCACTGTCACAAGTTACTCCATACACCACAACACAGTGGAAATCACTGTCACACGGAACGtcatacaccacaacacattggaAACCACTGTCACATGTTACTCCATACACCACAACACAGTGGAAATCACTGTCACAAGTTACTccatacaccacaacacattggaAATCACTGTCACACGTAACGtcatacaccacaacacattggaAACCACTGTCACATGTTACTCCATACACCACAACACAGTGGAAATCACTGTCACAAGTTACTCCATACACCACAACACAGTGGAAATCACTGTCACACGTAACGTCATACACCACAACACAGTGGAAATCACTGTCACAAGTTACTccatacaccacaacacattggaAATCACTGTCACAAGTTACTccatacaccacaacacattggaAATCACTGTCGCAC TGGAAATCACTGTCACAAGTTACTCCATACACCACTACACATTGGAAATCACTGTCACAAGTTACTccatacaccacaacacattggaAATCACTGTCACAAGTTACTCCATACACCACAACACAGTGGAAATCACTGTCACACGTAACGTCATACACCACAACACAGTGGAAATCACTGTCACAAGTTACTccatacaccacaacacattggaAATCACTGTCACAAGTTACTccatacaccacaacacattggaAATCACTGTCGCACGTAACGTCATACACCACAACACAGTGGAAATCACTGTCACAAGTTACTccatacaccacaacacattggaAATCACTGTCACATGTTACTccatacaccacaacacattggaAATCACTGTCACACGTATCGtcatacaccacaacacattggaAATCACTGTCACATGTTACTCCATACACCACAACACAGTGGAAATCACTGTCACAAGTTACTCCATACACCACTACACATTGGAAATCACTGTCACAAGTTACTCCATACACCACAACACAGTGGAAATCACTGTCACATGTTACTccatacaccacaacacattggaAATCACTGTCACATGTTACTccatacaccacaacacattggaAATCACTGTAACACGTATCGtcatacaccacaacacattggaAATCACTGTCACATGTTACTCCATACACCACAACACAGTGGAAATCACTGTCACAAGTTACTCCATACACCACTACACATTGGAAATCACTGTCACAAGTTACTCCATACACCACAACACAGTAGAAATCACTGTCACTATTACGATATCAAGACCGCTTTTTCTTCCAACTCTTTGGGCCCTCAGTTAA